A region from the Acinonyx jubatus isolate Ajub_Pintada_27869175 chromosome C2, VMU_Ajub_asm_v1.0, whole genome shotgun sequence genome encodes:
- the NUDT16 gene encoding U8 snoRNA-decapping enzyme, whose amino-acid sequence MAGARKLPLEQALALGPGWRHACHALLYAPDPALLFGRIPLRYAVLMQMRFDGRLGFPGGLVNLQDTSLEAGLNRELIEELGEAVADFRVERADYRSSHAGSGPHVVAHFYAKRLTLEQLVAVEMGATRAKDHGLEVLGLVRVPLYTLRDGVGGLPAFLENSFIGTAREQLLEAIQDLELVESGSLTARKISLPR is encoded by the exons ATGGCTGGGGCCCGCAAGCTGCCGTTGGAGCAGGCCCTGGCGCTGGGGCCTGGCTGGCGGCACGCGTGCCACGCGCTGCTCTACGCGCCGGACCCGGCGCTGCTGTTCGGCCGCATCCCGCTCCGTTACGCCGTCCTG ATGCAGATGCGCTTTGATGGGCGCCTCGGCTTCCCCGGCGGCCTCGTCAACTTGCAGGACACCAGTCTGGAGGCCGGGCTGAACCGCGAGCTGATCGAGGAGCTGGGCGAGGCCGTGGCCGACTTCCGTGTGGAGCGCGCCGACTACCGCAGCTCGCACGCTGGGTCCGGGCCGCACGTCGTGGCCCACTTCTACGCCAAGCGCCTGACGCTGGAGCAGCTGGTTGCGGTGGAGATGGGCGCCACGCGTGCCAAGGACCACGGGCTGGAG GTGCTAGGCCTAGTACGTGTGCCCCTGTATACCCTGCGGGATGGTGTGGGaggcctgcctgccttcctggagAATTCCTTTATTGGAACTGCACGGGAGCAGCTGCTGGAAGCCATCCAGGATTTAGAACTGGTGGAATCCGGCTCTCTTACAGCCCGTAAGATCTCCTTACCTCGCTAG